AGTTTTTGTGGCccgcgaaaaaaaaaaggttgagtaccaggGGTCTAGGCGTTGTCTCCTTTTGTACTCGACTACGGCGAAGCGAAAAGGAGGGTTATAATTTTGACCGTTATGTATATTGAGATCTATACGTATTTTTTGCAAGTATGACTAGTCCAATGCTACTCAGGTGGCAGATATAACGAAACTATGCTATTCTTCTGGAAAACCCCGGGCATATCTAGGAGGAAGCAATAAGGCACCAAGGCGCTATCTAACCGCCTAACCGCTAAACCTTCTAATCTGTGGCGCTATTCAGAATAAGAGGAACTTAGAATAAGGAGACAAAGCTTCGTACATGGCTCTTTACTCTATGAAGAAGAATAAATTCGGGACTGTCACTGGAATAACCATCAACTAACCTCACCAATGTCATTAATGTgaatatttgtaaatttttacacAGATTTTGTGGTAGGACATCCTCGTGAGCGAATGTGTGTGCCATTGAGTGTGCTCGAGCCATGTGAATGTGGGCTGTGGTGCTGTTGATGGCGCTGGcgtgggcgggcggcgcgagGGCGGGCGGCGACCGGCGCGTCATCACCACGCTGCGGCACAGCGCGCACCATGCctccccgcgcgccgccgccgccgagccCGCGTCCGCCGGCCAGCTGCCCTACCTCGTGTCGCTCAAGGAGAAGACCTACAAGGTGGACAACGACACGCTGTGGCAGAGCGTGTGCGGCGGCGTGATCCTGGCGGCGCGCCGCGTGCTCGCGCCCGCGCACTGCTTCGAGCAGAACAAGTTCTTCTTCGTGCGGCACCCGGACTACCTGCGCGTGGTGGCGGGCGACCCCCGCGCGGTGGCGCTGGCCCCCGacgcggcgccggcggagagcagccgcgcgcgcgccgcccgccgcctgCACGCGCGCCGCGCGCAGTGGCGCCGCCTCGCCGCCGTGGCGCTGCACCCGCACTACCACTTCCCGGCGCACGACCTGGCGCTGCTGGACGTGGACAGCCCCTTCGTGTTCAACGAGTGGGTGGACTACATCGTGGCGGACCGCTGGGCGCAGGACTACCGGCGCTGCctggcggcgggcgcgggcgcggcggagGCGGTGGGCGGGGAGGGCGCGAGCCTGGTGGTGGCCAACGTGTCTGTGGCGTCGCGCTGGCGCTGCTCCATGCTGTGGGAGATGAACATGAACGACTTCGTGTGCTCGGAGTCGGTGGTGGACGGCGCGGCGCTGCAGGCGGCCGGGGGCCCGCTGGTGTgcgaggcgggcggcgcggggggcgcggggggcggggagCTGGTGCTGGCGGGGCTGCTGGCGGGGCTGGCGTGCGACGGCTCGCCGCTGTTCACGCGCCTCTCCGCGCACGCCGACTTCATCGACGAGGACTCGCTGGACGCCGcccccccgcaccccgcgACCCTCCAGCTGCTCTTTGCGTTGCTGGTGCTCTTACAAATTGTCCAATAAATTGTGTGgtttttgtaacattttgtttcaatataaaaaaaaactgtatacATTAACCTTAACTATCTTATGCATTCGAATCGAAGGCTCGTGTAACTCGTGTTGTTTTTCcatactatttattaataaaaggcATGTGATGGTAATGACGAGTGTGGTGTATTATGCGGTGTACAGCAACAGTGGTAATGTCtgtttgtatatattattCAGGTGCGAGCGGCCAACATCGGCGTCGCTAACATATTATTCATAAGGTAGATAGGTACTGGGCTGTTAAGGCTCACATACAGGTAATGCAGTTTATTTCATGTGCTTATCAAAGAGTCCCTCGACTTTTCTGGAATTTATCACAGCTTCCTCTCATAAATCGCCGTTTATATAACCTTTGCTGGCTCTCCTTTATGTCTGTAGAGGGATACACACTTACGACATACCCAAACAACCAATCcagtattttgtaaatttcacAACTTCAGGCGTCGCCTTAAGTTGGCTTCTACTGAAGGCTTCGTCTTCCAGTAGGCGGTTAGTGACTATTAGTGGCTATTACGTGTCCGCGGGGGCCTGCGGGGGAGGTGCTGggacgaggggggagggggggtgcAGGTGTTGGGACTCACGGGAGGGACACAGGACGGGTTGAAGTGACTACCAACAATATTTTGTTGACAGCAGTAAATTTTCCCTGACCCTTGACCATGGTGACCAACAGCAGCGGCTCATTTTATTGTGATCAATCCATTTCCTAGTAGGTGATAAGTTTGTCCAAATGTGCCCACAAAAGAAAGGGTATTTAGTGCATACTATTGGTTTACAGAGTGCTTTGGAGAGGCTTGAGGCTCAGATGCACCGATTGTTTTATATCAATTTAAGTAAACCTATCAAGAGGCCGACAAAATCACAATATTCCTTGTGAATTAAATTTTCGGAAATAAGGGGCCAACTCCACAGGCGAGGAAATCGCGACGAGTTGAGTTGTCGAGGCACTTTCtataaatagtaggtatatagaaaTGCGTGGCATGACCATACTATCTTACAAATAGAGACGGTCCCTAAGGGTTAGGTGAAGATGGCCATCAGGACACTTCTCCCCCTCGGCTGGTCTGCTACAAGTTCCGggtattgtataaaatattgtgatgCCGTCGCGCGGCATTACGTCGCCGCTGCAATATTCAGCGAGTAATGGCCGCCGCCGTGTGTCCACTGCGCACTGGTACCGAGCCCCTCCCCTGAAGGGGGTGTAGAGGGAATTAACCACGGTATTAAATgttgcataattatgtaagatATCGGTAAAGTGCTTGCAGCCTTGTTGTTTTGTGGTTGGTAAAATTAAGTGCATGTTCAGTTTACCCTGAATCAATGTTTCGGAGTTGCTGCGCTAACGACCATTCTACTCAATCacttgttcgttcgttttttgtcaaaatagattaatattatataaaatatatctaatcTTGGGACTTCGTTCGTGCgtcaataaaatgtttataataatttctgCTCCTTGAACCTTCTGCAGattgactggtagagaataattttagcattaagtccaaaTGATTGTCCGTCCATATACTccttgtaaattgtgcaataatgaataaataatgattgtGCACGACTGACGTGCGTgatatttaaatgtataaacGTAGGTGCTGTAGATAAAcatagattttatttattgtgaaCTCAGCATGAAGTAGACAATACTATCTCGTGGAGTTTTGTCAAAACATAGTATCagggtaataaaaataaacgataAAAGTCTGGATTTTCGTGCAGGTATTGATTAGATAAGATAGTCTATATTTGCTTATGTCGTGTTGTACAACACGATTCTATTTTATCCtcttatacttatacttatacttataaataaatattagatcAAGTTCAGTCCAGTCAGTAAGTATACCTAGAGATACTCGAATGCGTGTGTGTACATTCGTAGGTATTAGACGTAACAGTCTGCTACAATTTGTTAGATAAACAcagatatataaatataaatagatttACGAATGAACAGTtaaaattttcatataaatttcaTGACTGTTACAATACAACTGCCACCGTGAGCGTTGCTTCATAGACCCGTCACAAGGAGAACCAAATAAATGAGTACCTAACTTAGATTTagaatatacgaactagatggagaaTCTGCGCATAAAAACTAATCTACTCAACAAAATAACACCCCATTTCCACCACCGAAATcgtattttgaattagtttgcttagaagatttgtgaccttATTCATTGGCACAATGCTTCTCATTAGgaaaaacttaaaacggtttgacagtaaacaaaaagcgttcagttttttgttatgttctttaatgtaacacacCATcatgttcgtatattgttaatctaagatacTTGCCTAAGTACGGTACATGTAAGTTAGATGTAAGTCACCCGACCGTGAGCGCGTCAGCCCGGCCCGAGGCGGCTGTATCGCGCAGCATCGCGTCAGTATCGCGGCTACATCTCCATTATCGCGCCGACATCTTGTCTTACGTTTTGACACTTGACCCAGGGTGACCACGGGGTAGGGTACTGAGTACTTACTGACTGGTGTTAACCAGTATaagattatgtgttgtggtTACGCCATGTGCCTTCTTCCTAGTTCGTACGCTCAGTATGTATTGGCAATGTAAGTTGTTTATGAAACACAAACATTTTGGTTTGATGGTAAAGTACTaccaaatcaaatcaaatcaaatactATGTAATTGACCCACATGGCAATCTGGTTACGTGGAGTGTGTACGTAGTTACGTACACACAATAACAGCATCTATGAACAAAGCCTAACGTTGTCCTGAAACCTCCAAACAGATGCTCCCCCTACCCGTGACCTCTGGCGCGGCATCGCCCAAAGACCTAAACTCCCGTCTCAGCGGGTAACCACAAATAAAGTAAAACACGCCACACTCTCCCTATCACAATGTTGTAAGAGCTCTATTTGCGCGTCAAACAGCGTCAGTCGGCTGTCAGTGTCAGTGGATCTGACAGTTCACGCGCCTGCGCGCTACCGGCCACGGGTAGCCTCGGTCACGTTCGATTCGAAtgataatgtacctacctacctgtgtAGGTACTTCAGTAAATATTACGATTCACGATTTCAATTCATTATTAACGATAAAAGAATAGGTATATGGCTACATAACCTACAATCTACATTACCTGTAGAAGCAGAACCAAATGGTTCACGGTTAAactacaattaaaataaatactgagCTGAAATTACTTTGCCAATAGCAGAATTTTTctattcaattaaaaatataggacacagtaggtaagtatattttatgctgACTGTACGCAAACAAAAGCAAAGTGAATTCACTAGAGTGACCAGTAGGAAACGCTATTGTTGCCCATGTAAATGTAATAACACTGATATCTGCTTGTCATTGTGTAATTAAATAAGAGCTTTCTTTCTTCCGTGTGTGGAAAAGCGAATGAAATGGGCGCTAGAACATTCTACTgacttatattattacttgTTTGTCTAACCGTCCACTATGTTAGCTCAATCAAATGGATTGCGGGATTTGTGTAACGTTTGAATTGTAATGAAAAGAGTCATACAGTATTCAAATGCTTACATGCACTTTCAAAAAGcgatcattaaaataaaacgacGCAGCTTTTACAGTTCCTATCTCTTGATGATATCAAACACGTCGCAAACAAGTTGTTTGAAATCGCATCGAAATCGAAATCAAACCGCCTTATTTTCCAGTctgtaacataatatttattatagaataTTCGTACATTAGGCCCGGGACAATGGCCGAACGTTATCGTCCTGCATCGGTTGTTTCGTCAACAAAAGCCGAAAGCCGAAAACTAGCAAATATCGTTATAATAAAGCGATCAGATTTCTCGATGTTATGAATAAAGATGTTATCTGTGTGGGGTGACCAAATAATAGGCTAATCCTATTTTGTGTTTGGAAGTAATGTTCGTAGTTTTTGTGTGAAATGTTTGGTTCTCGGGTGTCGGGGCTTCCTTCCTGCTGCGGCGAGATGCCAATTTGTTCCTATCTCGTGTTCCACGGCGACcccgggcggcgcggcgcggcggcggcggcggcggcagcggcctCGTTAGCCGGTGTCGAGTTATACGATTGTTAGTGAAAATACTACTTCGGTTTGCTGACTGTTAAACTCGTGTATGAAACTCGCAAAAACGATGTAACGATAAATACGAAATTCGAAAGAACACATAAAATGTACCGAATTACTATTTAAGCCCAAGCAAATAGACCCTAGTATACTCGTTAACAAACTAGCCCGTGGCTTTTGAGTGGAGAccaaacttaatttttcatattattagtGCGATGGATTAAGTAAATCGcaatatatacttaaatactacTTCAGGAGATATGAAAGGTAAGAAAAGGCTGGAACACATCGTCCTATtgatttttatacaaaatgactagatataggtacatagttcCTTATGTACTACGAGTAACCTAATAATAaagcacttaataaaatagacAAACGTATTGCACAATGGAAGGGCACATAATGGGCAATCTCACGCCAATAAGTTGCACAAAGCTGTGAGATAGCATCTAAAAAGCTAATAAAAGACGGTTCAGCTCAGTTTAGTGAAAACTAATATGTTTGTAGATGTGTATCTGTTGTATTGTCGCTACTGTGCTGCAGAAGGTGTCGGGTTGCACTATTCAAACATTCACACTAAACCAGCGGCGCAACGACAGACACAACGATTGCAGTGAGGCAAAAGACCAGATATTTTAGGATATttgtgaataaaaataatatgtgggaACATCTCACTCACGGCTATCCGGCTTCAAGCTAAGAGCCTGTAATATTGGTGTCAAACAGCTGATATACCTACACAGATGCATATTAGACAGATACATTATATAGATATATTATagtaacacccaagacccgagtgcaaatatctgtctttacaCAAACTTCTGCCCGGGCCAGGATCGAACCCGGTACCTTCAGCTTAGCAGTCATAGTCACTATAACCACTACACGATTCGGTCGTCTTATAAGTGTTCTCTCTGTAAACTTTGCCAGGATAGGATCCTGTGCGTAGAAGGAAGTTTGGTAGGCGTCGTctggtattattatatcgTCTAATAAAGTATATTGTACCGGTTGTACCTATCATGTGAGTAGAAAAATGTACAGCAAAGAGCCGATGGCtcacttgcgagtcacctaggactaccccttcgggaaTGACAGTCACGAGCACTGGTAGTGCTGAATACACCTGCGGTACATTACCTAATCAGATTAGCATAAATCGGCTGTTTTTGTACTATTTAAAGATTGCGAAGTTTCATGCTTACATTGCATATTTTTGCTAAAGATATGCAAAGATACCGATAAGGATTAACTAACATTATCTGAAGTAATATCACTGCACTATCTATTGATAAGTTTAATCAAAGCAAAATTGTATGAATTATCTTGTGTGTTTTCATTTGTTGCTGGATAAATCAAAcggataataatataagccGATGTAAAGATACGAAAACAATTTGGTTATCATactgaaaacatttaaattcagaATGCTTATGCTATTAGAGATTACTACTGAttagaaattattattattattcagtcTGGCTTTGGGAATTTGTCAAATCAtgcttatttttaattttatattttttcagtaagAAGTAATTCATTTGCTACAATGAATGAATGTTACGTACAATATAGTGATAAGGGAAGCTCATTACTTTGTAGTACTTAGcgaatatttataagtacctagtctAAGAAAGGCTGATCAAAGGTTCTAATGATATTCACTTAAAACAAGCTCCCATAATTTTTCAGCAGCATCAAAAACGCTTAAAGCCTTTAGTTCGCCTGTTCAGTATCAAGTTACACTTAAGTGACGCTTTTAAACTTAATCGTTCTCTAACGATGCGTGGAAATTATCTGCATCTTCATCTGTGACAAACAGACCGACGGATTCTTTATTGCTCTAGTTTTTTTACTTCTATTTATTGCATTTAAGTACCGACATTTAAGAGTAACTTATCTTGCGGAAAACGACCTCGCAAAAAAATGCCGTACTGACAATCTTTAAACATACCGAGAAGAAACTTAAGTAAGTTTATAATATTGATGACGAAATATACATTAAGTAAGCTCGATAACAGTACAGGGACTCACAAACTCATCGGAAACCTCACAAACATGGCGTAAACTATAAACTTAACTGACACTACTGAGAGTGAACAACAAGATGAGATCCAATTAGAGAGCCGGGAGccgtcgtcatcatcatcatcatcatcgcgGTAAGCAGGTGATTTCCACACAAATAGGCCTCTCCAGTCGGATCCAATTCCATAAAAATACTTCTCTCACAATAACAGTGAGGGCACGGAGCAGCGAGCGGAGCGGTACATATCCTGCCGCTTCGTGCCGCTTAGAAGTGTTATTTTTCAAATGACTGGAAtgttatgtattgtatatcaACAGGCACGGGGTATACGATACAATAGCTTGGTTGAATTAcaggcaaaaaaaaatatcctcgtaagtatacaaatcgatttgatatctTATCACATACAATTATTCCTACTCTgtctaaaaaaaaacattacttagCGCTTTACTGTGtgtcaccccgcaaggagggtcacACGAAAATGTCGAGATATATGCTATGGCATCGCTACATCGCTAGTCGCTTGCTCTCGTGGCAGTGAGTGAGACGTTTAGTTAATGAAGTGAGCGGCAGCGGCCCGCGGTATCGGTGGAactgtaatatttataatattataatattaatgtggAGCTATTAGCGGCGGGACATTAGCTACCAGCGCCGGGGACCTTATTGAAAACGATTAAAAGTTCTCGATGTACTGTGTGGCGGTGTGTCCAACATTATCATACAAAACGATTACTTTATTCTttgcgtgtcggtgacaaatgCTAGAACGGAACTAGGGGATGTCACCATGATGGAAGAATGAGCAAATCTGGGATAGTGTTAGTTGTAGACTACCTGCTACCTGTACACCAAATGCCTCCTGTACGAGTCGCcttcttcttcctagcctTGTCCTTATTTAGAGTCGGCTTTgtgcgtcatgtcacgccattttaccctatcctctgtcatatcctcattcactccacactctctcatatcTTCTTTCTCATGCCTTCTGTACGAGTATCTACTATCATCCACTTACAACGTGTCAGCAGGAGCATGTCTATCccatagaagtaataaacTAACTATCAACTATCAGGTCTATCCATATCCAAGCTAAGCAAATAAGCTTTGTACAAGTAAAATATCACCATATTGTGGTACTTTATTTGCATAGCATCACTCAAGTGTTAGCGTATATCGCAATCCTATTAGCTTAGCTGTAGGTTCAGCTCAGGTGTGGTGGATAAGCTGACTTTTTGCAGGTGCAAGATATGAAGATAATATGAGATGTCAAATGAAGTTGTCAGTGGTCACTCGCGATGTCtctactataattattaacacCTAATGCCTATCAAAAGTATCAAAAGCTTGCAATGCAATACATCTGCTGTTAGATACAGGGAGAAGGATTCGAAAACATTTCACAATTAAGTATATATGATGTACGTACATAAAGACGCATACTTATTGCGTAAAGGCTAGAAGAACAAAAAATACGTATTTTcttaatatagttttatttataacgtCATCGTCATAAAGCCACGGACCCTGTGTCGGCCGGTATCGGCGCATTAGTTGGTTGTTGCCCAACAACACCGTATTTACGATACAGTTCTGTTAATGAACTGTTAATACGAGATTCATGCAAATTGTTACACTCTGTCGGAGCTGCCGACTTTACTGATACGATGCTACGAGACAGCGTCAAGTAATTACTGCCTGTAATACAATGTTTTAGAGTATTCATTAGAGTAAATTTGCATAACCAGTTGATTCTGTTCTCTCGCCGCGTAGAGGTGATACCAGAGGGCCAAGTGCGAGTTTTCTGACCAATTGATCGAAAAGTTAACTAAGTATGGAGCTGGGCCCATCCAGCCACtaggtagggtaacgtaacgtaccttgggacgcttgtacctcgggacattgattgtattttaaaaaccggctaaataaacacattaaaattctaccctaggtatagtattttactcgcttggcaaaactagtgagtctcgtgatcataccagcatcgagtgtgtgttgaagacaatatgaagttttttggagtcaaaagtagcttttgtatagttttttgtgttgctttatctcattgaggcatgctcaaaataaagacatggatgtcacgtgtaacttttcagttatttaattttatgacatggcaattatctgaaagattcctattaattaaaaataaagatattaaaattttggttaaatattgcttttttgtaccttaggacacgattaaatttgtaccttgggacactgtttcctatggctttgtactatggaaaatgcaaacatctaaataacgccttatatctctgttcttattagtgccagagtgaaactagacagaagaaagatgcagtaaatcaataagaacagagatataaagcgttatttagaagtttgcattttccatagtacaaagctataggaaacagtgtcccaaggtacaaacgtgtaacgtaccttgggtcaaaacaagcctttttacttttatcttaatttaataaaatctggccacactaaagctttagcacaaatactagtgataatagattatatatcctaccgaataaagaaaatttcacattaatatcttagttgtacgctgcgatagcttcattcaaagttggggtagtcgaaaatgtccctaggtacgttacgttaccctactgCTGTCGCCGTGACAGTAAAAGTTGATTACACGATGAGGAAAGCTGGCATTTAGACTACGAAAGTTTACCTCGATGGAGCGTTTCTAAAACGAGAGTAGTTGAAATGAGAGTAGAGTATGCAGTTGAAATGCACCACGCTCTCGCTGCCATCATTCTGCTTGTCGACTCGACGCGACGGGTTGTAGATAGAGTCGTCAGTAAACTTATCATTACAGGCCATAGTGCTACTATTAAATGTGGGCGTGACATACTATTCTTATCTTAACTTGGTCCCTTTATTGAAATTGGTTTCCCATAGCCACAAGAAAGGTGCCGCCGCGGTGACACAAAAACACTTTCTATTTAGATGAAATTCCTTTATAGcactaaacattttttatgggCCACCCCTGCCGAAGTATGTTAAGAAGCGGAACCGCGCCAGGTATGGCACAATGCGGTGGTAACCCTagcgcgaaaaaaatattgatttatagtAAAATGTTACATGACTCTATTTGTGTTTTTATGTGTCGGCTCCCACATATTGCGGGTAGATTTATAACCGTGGTGTGTATCTAATGTGATGTCTCAATTTGGCCGCATTGTCTGTCGCCGCACTATTGTGCTGTATGTATGTGGAATTAGATAAATCACCCCATATCCGTGGGCGCGCCGCGCGGTCACCCCACGACGTTGGCACAGATTTGTTGTGCCGGGCCTCGTGTGATACAGTTATTGGGAATTCATCTGTTATGGACTCAATATTTGGGTGGGAACAGGGATAGTGGatgtaaagtacctatgttcAAACTACATGACTGCGAGAGTTATACCGGAAGAAAATTCCATCGTTGTAGTTATAATTTGTTAACGATAAGTGATAGAAGGTATAATAGGATCGATTCTGCATTTTTCCTTGAAAATGTAAGCATATATAGCACTTCCATACCATCTTTCTAGGAAACTTATTTCAATCATTGTGTACGAAACTTCGTATAGCAAGGCTGTCTTCATTATTCTTGATTTAAGCCGGATGTTTTAATGTGTGTTATCAATTGATTGCATATCAAAATCATGTTTTATATACTATCGTAAAATCTGAGAATGCGTTTACAATGCGTTATCCTATGCTTAATCTAGGTAAACTAAATCCCAGTTAAAAGTCTATTGTTACAGATTTAgttagagtttatttatttaggtgaAGACTCAGAATTACGAGAGTATAAACAAACGAATACAGAAACGATGCTTTCCCTAATGCCCGAGGAATCCTGCTAACCAAACCAACCTCGTATTAGTGGAGAGTAATAACTCTATATTTAGATTATTTTGAAACCACATCTTGGCTTAATTTTCCACGAGAAGAATAGGTAGATCCTATTTCATACATAAGATGTGACTGTGACAGTAATACTCTGTAGCTAACAGCTATGATGCTCTCATTTCCTATTTCATACCTAATCTCATAAAAGattattaacaatatttttcagTTACAAAATAGTAGTGGATTATGACTTGTTATACAtagttacatacattttatcatGATAGGTGATCGTTGGGTTatcttaaatataagtaggttcTTATACGTATTCATGAAAATGATCGGGAACAGACCACTCTTCGTAGTGGTGCATGGTGGTCCCAATACCAAACTATACCAATATTTAACCCTTCATCTGAGTGAACCAGTAATTAGGTGGTTTATTAGATTGTGTCGCCGGCGGCATCCGTCACGCGGCTTGTCGCCCAACATGGAGCGACACACAACGACTCCGCGCACCCCTGCCACAGTtacactattatttttatttcattattaacaAAAGATTTCACCCGTTTTGAAATATGATTTGTTGGCAGCCATCTTGTTTTATCCCCCTGCGCGCGCGCTGTTTTTTTAACACACACATTCAAAAACTGTAACAATAAATGCGTAACGAAAGTTATAAAAACACAACTCACGGCGGTTtgattttgtttgttaatttGTTGTACGAAAACGTTGGATGTGGAACCAATCGCCGCATGGCGAGATTACAACcggttttataaaaatagtgtTGTGTTTTGACAACGGGACACATTTTTGGCCCAGATTTATTTCTCAATGTTTTCATAGagtatatttaaaacttcCTTCCGTACTGCCATAGCTACGTAATTACCTGCTTAGTACCTACTGCTCACTCACAAAACTTGATGACGAACCAGTGACCTTTATAAATCGTCTATCGATATTTTgcgtattaaataaattggttattttgaaaacaatttaaaattctaTATAATATAACCTAATTTTGATATTCGATATCGATTTCCATTTTAATTGCATTTAAAAGAAGCATTAATATAAATCATCAAATTATGAATCATCAAATGctgataaataaatgagtatttGGCAATAAAATGAGAATGTTCTTTACAACTACACCGACTCatcaaaaactaataaaaatcatCGATCGCTAACGGCGCTGTGATCGCCGGTTTTGTTCTAAATATCAAGTAAGTTTTGCTCTTTGGCCTCGGATAAATAACTGATTTAATATGGAAACAGTTAAATTAaactatgtattttaatttgtatctAAAGAATGTTTTTGAACAGATTTCTATGCGAAAAAAGGGTATTTTTATTCTCAACAATTTCTACTCATAGCATTATTATCATAACCCATAGCTCC
This window of the Plutella xylostella chromosome 12, ilPluXylo3.1, whole genome shotgun sequence genome carries:
- the LOC119693947 gene encoding trypsin-4-like, whose translation is MWAVVLLMALAWAGGARAGGDRRVITTLRHSAHHASPRAAAAEPASAGQLPYLVSLKEKTYKVDNDTLWQSVCGGVILAARRVLAPAHCFEQNKFFFVRHPDYLRVVAGDPRAVALAPDAAPAESSRARAARRLHARRAQWRRLAAVALHPHYHFPAHDLALLDVDSPFVFNEWVDYIVADRWAQDYRRCLAAGAGAAEAVGGEGASLVVANVSVASRWRCSMLWEMNMNDFVCSESVVDGAALQAAGGPLVCEAGGAGGAGGGELVLAGLLAGLACDGSPLFTRLSAHADFIDEDSLDAAPPHPATLQLLFALLVLLQIVQ